TATTGACCGCATCTTTAAAGCCAAAATCCGCAGTCAGCACCTCGGCTGAATTAAATAGCTGAGATTGCCTGGATTCTAAGGCTTGAGTGAATACGGATTGAGCAATCTGCAAATTGCTTGCGAGCTGAGCTTTTGCTTGTTCGGTGGTGGAAAGCCAGACATTAATCAGTGTGGCCACAGCAAATAACACCACTAAACCTGCAGAGAGTCTAAAAATGTGTTGGTTAAGTGAGCGTATCGCCATCTGCTTAACCTTTTTGACCAAATTTCTTAGAACCGAATGTACTGGAGGGTGTTGGTGGTTTTTTCAGCAGCATTACCTGTGCAACAGCTTCACCAGCATGCAGCTCTACCGGTACCTGCATACGTTCCGTTTGTTTAAGACTAAGTAGCGGATGCCATATGGTGACGGTCTCAGGGAGCTCAGACTGAAACATTGCCAGTCCCAAAGCGTCGGTTACTTTAGCCAATTCACGTTCAGCCACGTAAATATAACCCACCATATTGTCATGAATGTTACATCCCAGCACTGCCACTCCCGCTTTATCATACTCAATTGGGGCTTCGTGAGAGCCCTTATATAGTTTAATTTCAAAAGGTTTAATGGCGGAAAAACTATAAACATGATGGCGGATATTATCACTATTGGGAAAGCGGACCTGTTGACCTTTATTGACCACTAACACCTGGGGTGAAAACTGCTTGTTAATTTGATCCATAATGGCAACAGATGAGTTATCTGTTGTCATTTTGGGGGTTAATGGGATGCTTATTACCGCATTCGCGACTGGCTGCCCATCTTGATTCACCACCCGAATTTTCTGCTCGGCCCAAGCAGTATCCAAACTCAATCCAACAATAGCAGAAACTAACCATGAAATTTTTTTACTGCTCATTTATGTCACCTTAAATACTTTTTGGGTATCAAATTCGTACCTTAAATTAGCTTTTCCGAATCACATATTCTAATTCAGGATCGACCACAACTCTGCCATTCATTGCTTCTCGACCGAGCAACATCAAATAGGTCATTTCAGATCTATCTGTCAGGGTTAAATTTATACTCCAGGTCATTCCAGCAAGCTCTATTGGTGTCTCGATAAGATATCGATGTTCCCGTGTTGCAGTAGAACTTTTAACTTTACGCACCGCCATTATCTTGGCTTCGGATCTGACAATTTCATTTACGTCATGAATGTCTGGGTGAATATCAAAACTCACCCATGATTCACCGTTTTTCTCGAACTCTTCAATATTATCAACATGCAAAGACGATGTCGCAGCCCCTGTGTCTACACGAATATTGAGGTTTTCTATTCCTAACTCCGGCAAGTTACATAGCTCTAATGAGCCTACAATGACTTTACTTAGGTACTTTTGCATAACTCTGTCACCTTGAAATAAACCAATTCAATTATTAATACACCATAGGAGCGTTGCCCTGCACCAAGTCATCCTGCACCATATTATCCTGCAGCAATCCCATATTTTCAGCTACGGTATCGGGCTTTTTAAAATAGGCAATGTGGTACATGGCTTCCCCTTCTTGGGCCAAAGGAATGTTTTGTTTGCCAATCACAATACCTTCAGCGGGCGATGTCACCTTACCTAATTCTTCCCCATAAGGATTTGAGATAATAGCCAACACACCATCTTTAACCACATGGTCACCTAGACTCGCAATATGATGAACTAAACCACTTTCATGGGCGCGCACCCAGCCACTTTGTCGCGCGATGAAAGGCTCAATACTGTGATACTTTTTCGAACGACTTTTATTCAGCATACCAATTTCGCGCATGATGTTAGTCACACCTTTTAAACCGGCGCGAATTGAAAATTCATCATATCTTAGTGCCTGCCCAGCTTCATATAACACGACTCTTACGCCTAGATCGGCAGCAGCTTGGCGCAAGGAGCCGTCACGTATATCTGCATTTAACATCACCGGCAGACCGAAAGCTTTGCACAGCACTAGGGTTTGCTCATCATCAAGGTTAGCTCTTACTTGAGGAAGATTACTGCGATGTATGGCGCCTGTATGTAAGTCAACGCCATAGTCACATTTGGCCACAATCTCGGTCAAAAAGGTATGCGCGATGCGACCGGCCAATGAGCCTTTTTTACTACCGGGAAAACACCGATTCAGGTCACGACGGTCAGGCAGATAGCGACTTTGGTTCAATACTCCATACACATTAACCATAGGCACCGCGATTAAAGTGCCACGTAGATTTCTAATTGACTTAGAACGAATCAATCGACTGACAATCTCAATACCGTTTAACTCATCGCCATGAATGGCAGCACTGACAAATAAAGTCGGTCCTGGCTTTTTGCCTCTTTGCACATAAACAGGAATAGACATGTGCGTATCCGTATACAATGGAGGCATTTCAAGCTGAACTTTTTTGCTTTCACCAGGCTTGATATCTACCCCCCCAATGGTTAAGACATCCACTATCCTTTACCTCGTGTTTTATTACTGTGCGGCTTAGCATTATTTTCAATGAATTCCATTACCATGCCGGCAATGTCTTTACCTGTGGCATTTTCAATCCCTTCAAGACCAGGCGAAGAATTTACTTCCATCACAACAGGGCCGTGGTTAGAGCGGAGCAAATCTACGCCACACATGTTCAACCCCATGGTTTTTGCAGCATCCACAGCAGTTTTTCGCTCTTGAGGTGACAATCGGACTATTTTCGCCGTTCCTCCTCGGTGCAAATTCGAGCGAAACTCACCATCAGCAGCTTGACGTTTCATAGCAGCAATCACCTTGCCACCCACCACTAAACAGCGAATGTCTGAACCACCTGCTTCTTTAATAAATTCTTGAACTAGGATACTGGCATTGAGTCCCATAAAGGCTTCAATGATGGATTCCGCGGCTTTTTGAGTTTCGGCTAAGACCACGCCGATACCTTGGGTTCCTTCCAATAACTTAATCACGACAGGGGCGCCGCCGACATTTTTAATCAAATCATCAATTCGATCTGGATGATTGGCAAATCCAGTGCGCGGCATGCCAATACCTTTACGAGAAAGTAATTGTAATGAGCGTAGTTTGTCTCGCGAGCGGCTAATCGCAACCGACTCATTAATAGAGAAGGTTCCCATCATTTCAAATTGACGCACCACTGACGTACCGTAAAACGTCACCGATGCCCCAATTCTTGGGATGACTGCATCATATTTAGGTAACGCTTTGCCCTTGTAGCGCACAGAAGGTCGACTGCTAGTGACGTCCATGTAACAATGCATAGTGTCGATAATATCTACCGTATGACCACGGGCTTCACCTGCTTCACGCAGACGTCTGGTAGAGTAAAGATTTGGATTTCTAGATAAAATTGCGATTTTCATACTGGTTTTCCAGTTAAATTGTTACTATTAATACTACTTAGCAAAACGCAAACCACAAAGCACTTTCGCGCGTAAATACAGGATAATCGAACAAAAACATGATCGAGCTTATTTATCAAAATCGACTGCTGTCGACACTGGCTTTAACCACCTTGATGATCTTAGTCAAATATTCCTTGGTAAGTTTTGTTCGTTCACGGGCTAAAAAGAAAAAGCAAGACAAGCGTTATTTAGTCAGCAATATTAAAAATTTGCTCAACTTTGTTTTAATCGTTTTGTTATTAAGTTTCTGGATAAACGAAATTCAGAAT
Above is a window of Aliiglaciecola sp. LCG003 DNA encoding:
- a CDS encoding methylamine utilization protein, with amino-acid sequence MSSKKISWLVSAIVGLSLDTAWAEQKIRVVNQDGQPVANAVISIPLTPKMTTDNSSVAIMDQINKQFSPQVLVVNKGQQVRFPNSDNIRHHVYSFSAIKPFEIKLYKGSHEAPIEYDKAGVAVLGCNIHDNMVGYIYVAERELAKVTDALGLAMFQSELPETVTIWHPLLSLKQTERMQVPVELHAGEAVAQVMLLKKPPTPSSTFGSKKFGQKG
- a CDS encoding ATP-dependent zinc protease; its protein translation is MQKYLSKVIVGSLELCNLPELGIENLNIRVDTGAATSSLHVDNIEEFEKNGESWVSFDIHPDIHDVNEIVRSEAKIMAVRKVKSSTATREHRYLIETPIELAGMTWSINLTLTDRSEMTYLMLLGREAMNGRVVVDPELEYVIRKS
- a CDS encoding succinylglutamate desuccinylase/aspartoacylase family protein; the encoded protein is MDVLTIGGVDIKPGESKKVQLEMPPLYTDTHMSIPVYVQRGKKPGPTLFVSAAIHGDELNGIEIVSRLIRSKSIRNLRGTLIAVPMVNVYGVLNQSRYLPDRRDLNRCFPGSKKGSLAGRIAHTFLTEIVAKCDYGVDLHTGAIHRSNLPQVRANLDDEQTLVLCKAFGLPVMLNADIRDGSLRQAAADLGVRVVLYEAGQALRYDEFSIRAGLKGVTNIMREIGMLNKSRSKKYHSIEPFIARQSGWVRAHESGLVHHIASLGDHVVKDGVLAIISNPYGEELGKVTSPAEGIVIGKQNIPLAQEGEAMYHIAYFKKPDTVAENMGLLQDNMVQDDLVQGNAPMVY
- the rimK gene encoding 30S ribosomal protein S6--L-glutamate ligase, whose protein sequence is MKIAILSRNPNLYSTRRLREAGEARGHTVDIIDTMHCYMDVTSSRPSVRYKGKALPKYDAVIPRIGASVTFYGTSVVRQFEMMGTFSINESVAISRSRDKLRSLQLLSRKGIGMPRTGFANHPDRIDDLIKNVGGAPVVIKLLEGTQGIGVVLAETQKAAESIIEAFMGLNASILVQEFIKEAGGSDIRCLVVGGKVIAAMKRQAADGEFRSNLHRGGTAKIVRLSPQERKTAVDAAKTMGLNMCGVDLLRSNHGPVVMEVNSSPGLEGIENATGKDIAGMVMEFIENNAKPHSNKTRGKG